The Phytoactinopolyspora mesophila nucleotide sequence CGGCGATGCTGGACGTGGCCGATTTCACGGTCAACCCGGCGGCGCCGGAGCTGGGCCGGTTCGGTGTGGTGCATGTGCGCTACGGCAAGGCGATGAAGGGCAGCCCGCCGCGGCGGCGCGCGGTGGCCACGCTGATGCCGTGGGCGGGCGAGGCGTTGGAGCAGTACCTGGAACAGGTCCGGCCTCGGTACGGGTGTGAGCGGCATCCGGCGGTGTGGCTGACCGAGCGTGACGGGAGGATCTCCACACGGCAGATCGATGACCGCTTCGCCCAGTTCCGACGTCTGGCCGACCTTCCGGATGATCTTTCCGTTCATTCGCTGCGTCATTCGTACGTCTCACACCTGATCGAGGACGGGGTCGACCCGCTGTTCGTGCAACAGCAGGTGGGACATTCGTGGGCGTCGACGACCGCGACATACACCACGGTCGGCACCGACGCGCGTAACCGGATGCTCAAGCAGGCGCTGGCTCGTGTCTATGAGACAGATCGGGGATGATGCCCAGCATGGCGAACAAGACCGGGTATGTGTGGCATCTACGCAGGGAGATGGCCGATCGTGGCATGTTCCAAACGACTGACCTGATCGCCCCGCTGGCCGAACGGGGTGCGAAGTTGTCCAGGGAGCAGGTCTACCGGCTGGTGACGGGCACCCCGGAGAGACTCA carries:
- a CDS encoding helix-turn-helix domain-containing protein; translated protein: MANKTGYVWHLRREMADRGMFQTTDLIAPLAERGAKLSREQVYRLVTGTPERL